One genomic region from Haloterrigena gelatinilytica encodes:
- a CDS encoding DUF367 family protein, which yields MECHVYYEGDDDPNKCTAKRLEKFDEATLYRSMGQVPYGVVLNPHAERALSPADAEEGLETLVALDCSWESAEAASFKMRGVHRALPFLVAANPVNYGRPFRLTTVEALAAACCIFDDRERAAELLEPFRWGETFLTLNEEPLRRYSECADSSEVVAVQEEYLADEE from the coding sequence GTGGAGTGTCACGTCTACTACGAGGGCGACGACGACCCGAACAAGTGCACCGCGAAGCGCCTCGAGAAGTTCGACGAGGCGACCCTCTACCGCTCGATGGGGCAGGTGCCCTACGGCGTCGTCCTCAACCCCCACGCCGAGCGGGCGCTGTCGCCGGCCGACGCCGAGGAGGGGCTCGAGACGCTCGTCGCGCTCGACTGCTCGTGGGAGTCCGCCGAGGCGGCGTCGTTCAAGATGCGGGGCGTCCACCGGGCGCTGCCCTTCCTCGTCGCCGCGAATCCGGTCAACTACGGCCGGCCGTTCCGACTGACGACCGTCGAGGCGCTGGCCGCCGCCTGCTGTATCTTCGACGATCGGGAGCGCGCCGCGGAACTGCTCGAGCCGTTTCGCTGGGGCGAGACCTTCCTGACACTCAACGAGGAACCCCTGCGTCGGTACAGCGAGTGCGCCGACTCGAGCGAGGTCGTCGCGGTCCAGGAGGAGTATCTGGCCGACGAGGAGTGA
- a CDS encoding 50S ribosomal protein L40e translates to MPSFDAAEKRTLEKMICMRCNARNSSGADRCRKCGYKKLRPKAKEPRAA, encoded by the coding sequence ATGCCAAGTTTCGACGCCGCCGAGAAACGAACGCTCGAGAAGATGATCTGCATGCGCTGTAACGCCCGCAACTCCTCGGGAGCCGACCGCTGTCGCAAGTGCGGCTACAAGAAGCTCCGTCCCAAGGCGAAGGAACCGCGCGCCGCATAA
- a CDS encoding MBL fold metallo-hydrolase produces the protein MEVHHVTEDAETFTCNAFLAVGEDGTATLVDAGAWDGVVDEIRRHADDVDSVVVTHQHGDHVDRLEAVVEAFDPDVYAYDDHPTRTDAIEDGDTVTIGDEAFDVVYTPGHADDHVSFVSDSSLFSGDVVVHDDGAFDYGSFGRTDMAGQSRERLIESIEDLLERMPADVEHMYAGHGGVFHGDVRDVVETALERAEKREPKYPDD, from the coding sequence ATGGAGGTCCATCACGTCACCGAGGACGCGGAGACGTTCACCTGCAACGCATTCCTCGCGGTCGGCGAGGACGGAACGGCGACGCTGGTCGACGCCGGCGCGTGGGACGGCGTCGTCGACGAGATCCGACGCCACGCCGACGACGTCGACAGCGTAGTCGTGACCCACCAGCACGGCGATCACGTCGACCGACTCGAGGCCGTCGTCGAGGCCTTCGATCCCGACGTCTACGCCTACGACGACCACCCGACCCGCACCGACGCGATCGAGGACGGGGACACCGTGACGATCGGCGACGAGGCCTTCGACGTCGTCTACACGCCCGGCCACGCCGACGACCACGTCTCCTTCGTCTCCGACTCGTCGCTGTTCTCGGGCGACGTGGTCGTCCACGACGACGGCGCCTTCGACTACGGCAGCTTCGGCCGCACCGACATGGCCGGCCAGTCCCGCGAGCGGCTCATCGAGAGCATCGAGGACCTCCTCGAGCGCATGCCCGCGGACGTCGAACACATGTACGCCGGCCACGGCGGCGTCTTCCACGGGGACGTCCGGGACGTCGTCGAGACGGCGCTCGAGCGAGCGGAGAAGCGCGAGCCGAAGTATCCCGACGACTGA
- a CDS encoding nuclear transport factor 2 family protein encodes MGTEPNPTDDPNAASLVRRYYDALDERDYETLEALLAPDFVQRRPDRTFEDRAAFVRFMRDDRPTPDTSHDLEAVVADGEADRVAVRGRVLDADGERTLFEFADFFELEGGDGDENGDVRIARLETYSR; translated from the coding sequence ATGGGCACGGAGCCGAACCCGACCGACGATCCGAACGCCGCGTCGCTCGTCCGCCGCTACTACGACGCCCTCGACGAGCGCGACTACGAGACGCTCGAGGCCCTCCTCGCGCCCGACTTCGTCCAGCGGCGGCCGGATCGAACGTTCGAGGATCGCGCGGCGTTCGTCCGCTTCATGCGCGACGATCGGCCCACCCCCGACACCAGCCACGACCTCGAGGCCGTCGTCGCCGACGGCGAGGCCGACCGCGTCGCGGTCCGCGGTCGGGTCCTCGACGCCGACGGGGAGCGGACGCTGTTCGAGTTCGCGGACTTCTTCGAACTCGAGGGTGGGGACGGAGACGAAAACGGGGACGTTCGAATCGCTCGCCTCGAGACGTACTCGCGGTGA
- a CDS encoding MBL fold metallo-hydrolase produces MDVGGDEDTRPEDSYEAWRVPGAVHFPFGPEEELDDRLEEFEDAVGDADRVITICAKGISSGNLATRLESATDAYDVATVDGGMKGWSGVYEHVEIDVGGDDDGAGAATDAPTIVQLQRRAKGCLGYVVGCPATGEAIVVDPTDDIDEYEVAAEEADLTVAGVVDTHVHADHVSGGRELADSLAVPYYLGARAAERGVDYEFTPLERNEVLAVGDLEIKALSAPGHTSEMINLVVDDAALLTADTLHVDSVGRTELEFSQDEGEEGAELLYETLHRTILAEPEDVVVLPGHVTVTADGEFEHGRPGEPIATTVREARTGIDLLGLEQEAFVERMADAGEKPANYEEIIALNRGREERPPEDRTELELGPNNCSA; encoded by the coding sequence ATCGACGTCGGCGGCGACGAGGATACCCGTCCCGAGGACAGCTACGAGGCCTGGCGCGTTCCGGGCGCGGTGCATTTCCCCTTCGGCCCCGAGGAGGAACTGGACGACCGCCTCGAGGAATTCGAGGACGCCGTCGGCGACGCCGACCGCGTGATCACGATCTGCGCGAAGGGGATCTCGTCGGGCAACCTGGCGACCCGACTCGAGTCGGCCACCGACGCCTACGACGTGGCGACGGTCGACGGCGGGATGAAGGGGTGGAGCGGCGTCTACGAACACGTCGAGATCGACGTCGGCGGCGACGACGACGGTGCCGGGGCCGCGACGGACGCCCCGACGATCGTCCAACTCCAGCGGCGAGCGAAGGGCTGTCTGGGCTACGTCGTCGGCTGTCCGGCGACGGGCGAAGCGATCGTCGTCGATCCGACTGACGATATCGACGAGTACGAGGTCGCCGCGGAAGAGGCCGACCTGACGGTCGCCGGCGTCGTCGACACCCACGTCCACGCCGACCACGTTTCCGGCGGTCGGGAGTTGGCCGACAGTCTCGCGGTCCCCTACTACCTCGGCGCGCGAGCGGCCGAGCGCGGCGTCGACTACGAGTTCACGCCGCTCGAGCGAAACGAGGTCTTAGCGGTGGGCGACCTCGAGATCAAGGCGCTGTCCGCACCGGGCCATACCAGCGAGATGATCAACCTGGTCGTCGACGACGCGGCGCTGCTGACCGCCGACACGCTGCACGTCGACTCGGTGGGTCGAACCGAACTCGAGTTCAGCCAGGACGAAGGTGAGGAAGGTGCCGAGCTGCTATACGAGACGCTCCATCGCACGATCCTGGCCGAACCCGAGGACGTTGTGGTCCTACCGGGCCACGTCACCGTCACGGCCGACGGTGAGTTCGAGCACGGTCGGCCGGGCGAACCGATCGCGACGACCGTCCGCGAGGCTCGCACCGGGATCGATCTACTCGGCCTCGAGCAGGAAGCGTTCGTCGAGCGCATGGCCGACGCCGGCGAGAAGCCGGCGAACTACGAGGAGATCATCGCCCTGAACCGCGGCCGCGAGGAGCGACCGCCCGAGGATCGCACGGAACTCGAGTTGGGGCCGAACAACTGTTCGGCGTGA
- a CDS encoding amino acid permease, with protein MSADEELAKDLGLLSALTIGIGTMIGAGIFVLPGTAVSRAGPLAAATFVIGGVTALFTALSASELGTAMPKSGGAYFYVNRALGPLFGSISGWANWLGLAFASAFYMYGFGEYVNQLVGVPTFALGPVTVTAAQTIGLVGAALFIAVNYLGAKETGGLQVAIVLTLLAILSAFTVIGFLNADLDSLRPIAPPGTTGEVLPVTAIVFVSYLGFVQITSVAEEIKDPGRNLPLAVIGSVLIVTVVYALFLVVLLAAVPTELVAGNETAVVEAAELLFGQYSVFGVSLGVLGWGMLLFGGLLATASSANASILSSSRINFAMGREKIISPSVNEIHGRFGTPYKSILITGALIIVFLLFGNLELLSTAGSVLHLIVYGLLNIALIVMREADPADYDPDFEVPLYPLVPIIGAISSFALIAYIEPVVIVLSAGLVGFATLWYLLYARKRVESAGVFVNWVLDRSEEMPEPAVAAADSIRPDAAREADAGEFDVMVPLANPRTETELITLAGAIAKQRGGTVHAVHIVQVPDQTPLERAEQEGRVDAESEKLLAQARDDAETFGVPLETHTILSHRSFEEIFDAARAFDVDQVVMGWGAATHGRAESRLDELTHDLPCDFLVLKDRGFDPSHVLLPTAGGPDSVLGAEVVRLLRDEFGSRVTLLHALDDDETREDGERFLEEWAVENDLGDAELVVDDRDVETAIADAATDATFLVIGATGEGLLSRLIQGSLIIDVLDDVECSVLLAETARKRSMRERLLGTEKAD; from the coding sequence ATGAGCGCCGACGAGGAACTCGCCAAGGACCTCGGCCTCCTCTCGGCGCTCACGATCGGCATCGGGACGATGATCGGCGCCGGGATCTTCGTTTTGCCGGGGACCGCGGTCTCGCGAGCGGGTCCGCTCGCGGCCGCCACGTTCGTCATCGGCGGCGTGACCGCGCTGTTTACGGCGCTGTCGGCCTCGGAACTCGGGACGGCGATGCCCAAGTCCGGCGGCGCCTACTTCTACGTCAATCGCGCGCTCGGGCCGCTGTTCGGATCGATAAGCGGCTGGGCGAACTGGCTCGGACTGGCGTTCGCCTCCGCGTTCTACATGTACGGCTTCGGGGAGTACGTCAACCAACTGGTCGGCGTCCCGACGTTCGCGCTCGGTCCGGTGACGGTGACGGCCGCCCAGACGATCGGCCTCGTCGGTGCGGCGCTGTTCATCGCCGTCAACTATCTCGGCGCGAAGGAAACCGGCGGACTGCAGGTTGCGATCGTTCTCACGCTCCTCGCTATCCTCTCGGCGTTTACCGTCATCGGGTTCCTGAACGCCGATCTGGATTCGCTACGACCGATCGCACCGCCGGGAACGACCGGCGAAGTGCTTCCGGTGACCGCCATCGTCTTCGTCTCGTACCTCGGGTTCGTCCAGATCACGTCCGTCGCCGAAGAGATCAAAGACCCCGGGCGGAACCTCCCGCTGGCCGTTATCGGCTCCGTTCTCATCGTCACGGTCGTCTACGCGCTGTTCCTCGTCGTGTTGCTGGCGGCCGTTCCGACCGAGTTGGTGGCCGGCAACGAGACCGCGGTCGTCGAGGCCGCCGAGTTGCTGTTCGGACAGTACTCCGTCTTCGGCGTCAGTCTCGGCGTCCTCGGCTGGGGGATGCTGTTGTTCGGCGGCCTTCTGGCGACGGCCTCGAGTGCCAACGCGTCGATTCTCTCGTCGTCCCGGATCAACTTCGCGATGGGGCGAGAGAAGATTATCTCGCCGTCGGTCAACGAGATCCACGGCCGGTTCGGAACGCCCTACAAGTCGATCCTGATCACCGGAGCGCTCATCATCGTCTTCCTCTTGTTCGGCAACCTCGAACTGCTGTCGACCGCGGGATCGGTCCTCCACCTGATCGTCTACGGGTTGTTGAACATCGCGCTGATCGTGATGCGAGAGGCCGATCCGGCCGATTACGATCCGGACTTCGAGGTGCCGCTGTACCCGTTGGTTCCGATTATCGGGGCGATCTCGTCGTTCGCACTGATCGCCTACATCGAGCCGGTCGTCATCGTCCTCTCGGCGGGGCTCGTCGGCTTCGCGACGCTGTGGTACCTGCTGTACGCGCGCAAACGCGTCGAGAGCGCGGGCGTGTTCGTCAACTGGGTCCTCGACCGATCCGAGGAGATGCCCGAACCGGCGGTGGCCGCGGCCGATTCGATCCGACCCGATGCCGCGCGGGAAGCGGACGCCGGCGAGTTCGACGTCATGGTGCCGTTGGCGAATCCGCGAACCGAAACGGAACTCATCACGCTGGCCGGCGCGATCGCGAAGCAACGCGGCGGCACGGTTCACGCGGTCCACATCGTCCAGGTACCCGACCAGACGCCGCTCGAACGCGCCGAACAGGAGGGGCGGGTCGACGCCGAATCGGAGAAGTTGCTCGCGCAGGCCCGCGACGACGCCGAGACGTTCGGCGTCCCGCTCGAGACGCACACGATACTCTCACACCGGTCGTTCGAGGAGATCTTCGACGCCGCTCGCGCCTTCGACGTCGATCAGGTCGTCATGGGCTGGGGCGCCGCCACTCACGGCCGCGCCGAGTCGCGACTCGACGAACTGACCCACGACCTCCCCTGTGACTTCCTCGTCCTGAAGGATCGCGGCTTCGATCCGTCGCACGTGCTGTTGCCGACCGCCGGCGGCCCCGACTCGGTGCTCGGAGCGGAGGTCGTCAGACTGCTTCGCGACGAGTTCGGCTCCCGGGTGACGCTCCTGCACGCCCTCGACGACGACGAGACTCGCGAGGACGGCGAGCGATTCCTCGAGGAGTGGGCGGTCGAGAACGACCTCGGCGACGCCGAACTGGTCGTCGACGACCGAGACGTCGAGACCGCGATCGCCGACGCGGCCACCGATGCGACGTTCCTGGTGATCGGCGCGACCGGAGAGGGGCTGCTATCGCGACTCATTCAGGGATCGCTGATTATCGACGTTCTCGACGACGTCGAGTGTTCGGTACTCCTCGCGGAGACGGCTCGAAAGCGGAGCATGCGCGAACGGCTGTTAGGCACCGAGAAGGCGGACTGA